The following proteins come from a genomic window of Heyndrickxia acidicola:
- the copZ gene encoding copper chaperone CopZ has protein sequence MEKITLEVQGMSCGHCVKAVEGSVGALEGVKEVKVHLSESLVDIEYNIEKVSLDTIKETIDDQGYDVIKERAHA, from the coding sequence ATGGAAAAAATCACTTTAGAAGTACAAGGAATGTCATGTGGTCATTGCGTTAAAGCAGTTGAAGGAAGTGTTGGTGCTTTAGAGGGTGTTAAAGAGGTAAAAGTACACTTAAGCGAAAGTTTAGTAGATATAGAATACAATATAGAAAAAGTTTCACTCGATACGATCAAAGAAACCATTGATGACCAAGGATATGATGTTATCAAGGAACGTGCGCATGCTTAA
- a CDS encoding metal-sensitive transcriptional regulator, which translates to MENNENFERPLEHSDKNSHHSDKIKKNLVTRLNRVEGQVRGIKGLIEKDTYCDDVINQIAATQSALNSVAKILLEGHLKGCVLDRLNQGDTDVLDEFLGTVQRLLKK; encoded by the coding sequence ATGGAAAATAATGAAAATTTTGAGCGTCCTCTAGAACACAGTGACAAGAATAGCCACCATTCTGATAAAATTAAGAAAAATTTAGTCACACGTCTAAATAGAGTGGAAGGCCAGGTACGAGGAATAAAAGGACTAATTGAAAAAGATACTTACTGCGATGATGTCATTAATCAAATCGCTGCTACGCAATCTGCATTGAATAGTGTAGCAAAAATTCTTTTAGAAGGTCATCTAAAAGGATGCGTACTGGATCGGCTTAATCAAGGAGATACAGATGTGTTGGATGAATTCTTAGGAACTGTCCAACGGTTATTAAAAAAATAA
- a CDS encoding FTR1 family iron permease, which produces MHNKIINIKTILITVSVLVLIGVLVWQGVYFNGNPDPTAKHISPTAAVINTAILVFREGLEAILVLAAIISGLIRKKQDDYWKPISIGAGVSFIATLATWFIVVAIISSVNASQLNIQAFTGILAVVVLLIILNWFFHKIYWTGWIKLHNNKKQQLIGQKNTEVSASAFWSLFIVGLTSVYREGFEVVLFLQNLRLKVGSDIILQGTLIGLAFTMVVGVLTFLFQKKLPHKKMLVFTGVLLVMVLAVMVGETVQEMQQAGWMSTTQIGLHFPDWLGVWFCVFPNVEGLSLQAVAVVYVVGSYFLQRYLTKRKALKKLSSVKTA; this is translated from the coding sequence ATGCACAACAAGATCATCAACATCAAAACAATCTTAATTACCGTTTCAGTGCTTGTTTTGATTGGTGTTTTGGTTTGGCAGGGAGTTTATTTCAATGGAAATCCTGATCCTACCGCTAAGCACATCTCTCCAACAGCTGCTGTTATCAATACCGCCATATTAGTGTTTAGAGAAGGACTAGAAGCTATACTTGTTTTAGCCGCTATTATCTCTGGGCTCATTCGTAAAAAACAAGATGATTACTGGAAACCGATTTCTATCGGAGCAGGTGTTTCATTCATTGCCACTCTTGCTACTTGGTTTATCGTTGTTGCAATCATCTCTTCAGTCAATGCTTCACAATTAAACATACAAGCTTTTACAGGAATTTTAGCAGTAGTTGTTTTATTAATTATTCTTAATTGGTTCTTCCATAAAATATATTGGACTGGTTGGATTAAGCTTCACAATAATAAGAAACAACAATTGATCGGTCAGAAAAATACAGAAGTATCTGCAAGCGCATTCTGGTCTCTATTTATAGTTGGTTTAACATCTGTCTATAGAGAAGGTTTCGAAGTTGTGCTGTTCCTACAAAACTTACGATTAAAAGTGGGTTCCGATATTATTCTTCAAGGTACTTTAATTGGATTGGCTTTCACTATGGTTGTAGGAGTACTAACCTTTTTGTTCCAGAAGAAATTGCCTCACAAAAAAATGCTGGTATTTACAGGAGTACTTTTGGTTATGGTTCTTGCCGTGATGGTGGGAGAAACCGTACAAGAAATGCAGCAGGCTGGATGGATGAGCACTACACAAATTGGCTTACATTTTCCTGATTGGCTTGGAGTATGGTTCTGTGTCTTCCCTAACGTTGAAGGATTATCCCTTCAAGCAGTTGCAGTCGTTTATGTTGTGGGTTCTTATTTCTTACAACGTTATCTTACTAAGCGGAAAGCATTAAAAAAGTTAAGTTCAGTAAAAACAGCTTAA
- a CDS encoding PadR family transcriptional regulator, with translation MEERVLRKLFLGFIQIHILHHAKMEPIYGMWMLEELAEHGYNLSAGTLYPVLHTMEKEGLLFKENRLVEGKIRKYYTTTTLGTEVLDEARKKAYELFKEIKD, from the coding sequence ATCGAGGAACGTGTTCTACGAAAATTGTTTCTTGGATTTATTCAAATTCACATTTTGCATCACGCAAAAATGGAACCCATTTATGGCATGTGGATGTTAGAGGAATTAGCGGAACACGGATACAACTTAAGTGCTGGTACGTTGTATCCCGTATTACACACGATGGAAAAGGAAGGTCTTCTATTTAAAGAAAATCGGCTTGTAGAAGGAAAAATCAGAAAATATTACACCACAACCACTCTCGGTACGGAAGTTCTTGATGAAGCCAGAAAAAAGGCATACGAGTTGTTTAAAGAGATTAAAGATTAG
- a CDS encoding chromate transporter: protein MKRILEVLKVSTRLGLTSFGGPIAHLGYFHEEYVKRRNWLDEKSYADLVALCQFLPGPASSQVGIAIGIQRAGLIGGLMAWIGFTLPSAITLMVFAWVLKGLNIQHAGWLHGLMIVAVAVVAQAVWGMASKLATGRLRSTIAILSAIATLLVPTSMIQVLLIIVSGIIGWKFFEKNASQEIQPIKIPISQKTGITFLTLFFGFLIVLPLLRLGIHNQGLAMFDSFYRAGALVFGGGHVVLPLLQRDVVPTGWMTNSQFLAGYGATQAMPGPLFTFSSYLGFVSKTFPNGITGGVLALIAIFLPAFLLVAGALPFWNTLRSRPGFQSALAGINASVVGILIAALYNPVWTSAIKTPYDFCLALIAFGLLMIWKLPPWIVVIISALGGIVISALA from the coding sequence TTGAAACGGATATTGGAGGTTTTAAAGGTTTCCACCCGATTAGGACTCACATCATTTGGAGGACCAATTGCACACTTGGGATACTTTCATGAGGAGTATGTAAAACGTAGAAATTGGTTAGATGAAAAGAGTTATGCAGATTTGGTTGCTCTTTGTCAATTCCTTCCTGGACCTGCAAGCAGTCAAGTTGGAATTGCCATCGGTATTCAACGCGCTGGATTGATCGGTGGGCTTATGGCCTGGATTGGTTTTACCCTCCCCTCTGCCATTACACTAATGGTGTTTGCTTGGGTACTTAAAGGACTAAATATCCAGCACGCAGGTTGGTTGCATGGTTTGATGATTGTAGCTGTTGCTGTTGTCGCTCAAGCGGTCTGGGGAATGGCAAGTAAGCTTGCAACAGGGAGATTACGAAGCACGATTGCAATACTTTCCGCTATCGCTACACTATTGGTACCTACATCCATGATTCAAGTTCTTCTTATTATTGTATCAGGAATCATCGGATGGAAATTCTTCGAAAAAAATGCGTCACAAGAAATCCAACCGATAAAAATTCCGATTAGCCAAAAAACAGGCATTACTTTTCTTACGCTATTCTTTGGATTTCTAATTGTTTTACCTCTATTAAGACTGGGTATTCACAATCAGGGATTGGCAATGTTTGATAGCTTTTACCGCGCAGGGGCATTAGTTTTTGGTGGAGGTCACGTTGTCCTGCCGTTATTACAAAGAGATGTAGTGCCAACAGGCTGGATGACAAATTCACAATTTCTAGCAGGTTACGGAGCAACACAAGCAATGCCAGGTCCTTTGTTTACCTTTTCCTCCTACCTTGGTTTTGTGTCAAAAACGTTTCCTAACGGCATTACTGGCGGTGTGCTAGCACTCATTGCCATTTTCCTGCCTGCATTTTTACTTGTAGCAGGTGCACTTCCCTTTTGGAATACCCTTCGTTCTAGACCAGGATTCCAATCAGCACTTGCTGGAATCAATGCATCTGTGGTCGGTATCTTAATTGCTGCCTTATATAACCCTGTTTGGACGAGTGCAATCAAGACCCCATATGATTTCTGTCTAGCACTCATCGCATTTGGTTTACTCATGATTTGGAAACTTCCGCCTTGGATTGTTGTAATTATTTCTGCACTTGGCGGGATCGTAATATCCGCTCTTGCTTAG
- a CDS encoding SpoVR family protein: MNQSEHKALEYAIAEITEIASGFGLDFYPMRYEICPADIIYTFGAYGMPTRFSHWSFGKQFFKMKLQYDLGLSKIYELVINSNPCYAFLLDSNSLIQNKLIVAHVLAHCDFFKNNIRFGNTKRDMVESMAATAERIRAYELKYGKREVETFVDAVLAIEEHIDPSLMRPKLAWTLDDEDIWEEEEREKSSPYDDLWSLDSKEKKEPPKKRKKKLPPQPEKDIVLFIEQYSRELTEWQRDIMTMIREEMLYFWPQLETKIMNEGWASFWHQRILRELDLTSDEAIEFAKLNAGVVQPSRTGINPYYLGIKIFEDIEERWNNPTEEMKKLGEKPNSGREKMFEVREVESDISFLRNYLTKDLVTREDMYLFQKQGRDYKVIDKEWKNVRDQLVSMRVNGGFPYITVLDGDYLRNGELYLKHWYEGVELDLKYLEKVLPYIHQLWGRSVHMESVVEGKEMVFSYDGRAVQRKYL, translated from the coding sequence GTGAATCAAAGTGAGCATAAGGCATTGGAATATGCTATTGCTGAAATTACGGAAATCGCTTCTGGCTTTGGGCTGGATTTCTATCCAATGAGGTATGAAATCTGCCCAGCTGATATTATTTATACCTTTGGTGCTTATGGGATGCCTACTCGATTTTCCCATTGGAGTTTTGGAAAGCAGTTTTTTAAGATGAAGCTGCAATATGACTTAGGCTTAAGCAAGATATATGAGCTGGTCATCAATTCGAATCCATGCTATGCTTTTTTGCTGGATTCTAATTCGCTTATACAAAATAAACTGATTGTAGCCCACGTATTGGCACATTGCGACTTTTTTAAAAATAACATTCGTTTTGGAAATACAAAAAGAGATATGGTGGAAAGCATGGCTGCCACAGCTGAAAGGATTCGTGCTTATGAACTGAAATACGGTAAACGGGAAGTGGAAACGTTTGTTGATGCGGTTTTGGCTATTGAAGAGCATATTGATCCTTCATTAATGCGGCCAAAGCTGGCCTGGACGCTTGACGACGAGGATATATGGGAAGAGGAAGAGCGTGAAAAGTCTTCTCCCTATGATGATTTATGGTCATTGGATTCAAAGGAGAAAAAAGAACCTCCAAAGAAAAGAAAAAAGAAACTGCCCCCTCAGCCGGAAAAAGATATTGTGCTGTTTATTGAACAATACAGCCGGGAACTAACGGAGTGGCAGCGCGATATCATGACGATGATTCGCGAAGAAATGCTGTATTTCTGGCCTCAGCTTGAAACTAAGATCATGAATGAGGGCTGGGCATCGTTCTGGCATCAGCGGATTTTGCGTGAGTTGGACCTTACCAGCGATGAGGCCATTGAGTTTGCTAAGTTAAACGCAGGCGTTGTACAGCCATCCAGAACAGGGATTAACCCTTATTATTTGGGGATTAAGATTTTTGAGGATATTGAAGAGCGCTGGAATAACCCGACTGAAGAAATGAAGAAATTGGGGGAAAAGCCCAATTCCGGCAGGGAGAAAATGTTTGAGGTCAGGGAAGTTGAATCGGATATCTCTTTTTTGCGAAATTATTTGACCAAGGATTTAGTCACAAGGGAAGACATGTATTTATTCCAAAAACAAGGAAGGGACTACAAAGTAATTGATAAGGAATGGAAAAATGTGCGGGATCAGCTCGTAAGCATGCGGGTAAACGGAGGTTTTCCTTACATTACGGTCCTGGATGGGGACTATTTGCGTAATGGGGAACTTTATTTAAAGCACTGGTATGAAGGGGTGGAATTAGATCTCAAATACCTTGAAAAGGTTTTGCCGTATATCCATCAGCTTTGGGGCAGGAGTGTGCATATGGAATCTGTAGTAGAAGGCAAGGAAATGGTCTTTAGCTACGATGGCAGAGCGGTGCAAAGGAAATATCTATAA
- a CDS encoding MFS transporter, giving the protein MRNKAFRYLWVGQSCANLGDVLYIVALIAVVYQLTGSAVQMALVPFIITFAKFLSSIIAPIVLDRYTLKNLLAGTQGLKTILLFCLFFLIFMHYDGLLSIFILAALIAFLDGWALPAANVLVPFIVRREDLLKSNGFLSTLDQAIQFAGWTAGGMMTAIIQPEGTMLVTGVCYIISTFFMMTIPVIMNDQKSAHRETVTGYFEKVTEGFYELWRNKPLRFTQMVYLLESAAGVVWIAAILYIYVEKQLHTSVEWWGFINGAFCTGLIFASLALIKIHSLIAGRQVRIFWVSSFVTALVTAVFGLTHNSIFALILSLLFGFFDQVKGIILHTFIQAEASLDKLPNVFAAQGAITTLVFGLASLGAGWLLQHAGIEWVFILSSCLLFISILPVFLAGMHAGAQGNKRL; this is encoded by the coding sequence ATGCGTAATAAAGCCTTCCGGTATTTATGGGTAGGTCAATCCTGTGCCAATCTCGGAGATGTTCTGTATATTGTCGCCTTAATTGCGGTGGTGTATCAGTTAACCGGCTCGGCAGTTCAAATGGCATTGGTGCCTTTTATTATCACCTTCGCGAAATTTTTAAGCAGCATAATAGCCCCTATTGTTTTGGATCGATATACACTAAAAAATCTTCTCGCAGGAACACAGGGGTTAAAAACCATACTTCTGTTTTGTTTATTCTTTTTAATCTTTATGCATTATGACGGCCTGTTGTCCATCTTTATTTTAGCTGCGCTCATTGCGTTTCTGGATGGCTGGGCGCTTCCTGCTGCCAATGTATTGGTACCATTTATTGTCAGGCGTGAAGACCTGCTTAAGTCAAATGGCTTCCTTTCTACACTTGACCAAGCCATTCAATTTGCCGGCTGGACTGCGGGAGGGATGATGACTGCCATTATTCAGCCTGAAGGAACTATGTTGGTAACTGGTGTATGCTACATTATCAGTACTTTTTTTATGATGACCATCCCTGTGATAATGAACGATCAGAAGTCTGCTCATAGAGAAACTGTCACTGGTTATTTTGAAAAAGTAACAGAGGGTTTTTATGAATTATGGAGAAACAAACCTTTACGCTTCACGCAGATGGTTTATCTTCTTGAGTCAGCAGCAGGTGTGGTATGGATTGCGGCTATTCTATATATTTACGTGGAGAAACAGCTTCATACAAGTGTAGAATGGTGGGGATTTATCAATGGCGCCTTTTGTACAGGGCTTATTTTTGCCAGTCTTGCTTTGATAAAAATTCATTCGTTGATAGCAGGAAGGCAGGTAAGGATTTTCTGGGTATCAAGCTTTGTGACCGCGCTGGTAACAGCGGTGTTCGGGCTGACCCATAATTCCATATTTGCCCTTATTTTGTCATTGCTTTTTGGTTTTTTTGATCAAGTAAAAGGAATTATTTTACACACGTTTATACAAGCCGAAGCTTCTCTTGATAAGCTTCCAAATGTATTTGCCGCGCAGGGAGCCATTACAACACTTGTATTTGGCTTAGCCAGCCTGGGAGCGGGATGGCTGCTGCAGCATGCCGGAATTGAATGGGTCTTTATTTTATCATCGTGCCTTTTGTTTATTAGTATACTGCCGGTGTTTCTAGCTGGTATGCATGCTGGTGCACAAGGGAATAAAAGATTATAA
- a CDS encoding YhdB family protein yields MVYVDYDRALYYTHRSEWDNLLILMVRTKDDLLSKRIEHLLHAYHFSHDYNVIERSLYSLLRYIDHANGALKTTQEITGDGYLYT; encoded by the coding sequence ATGGTTTATGTTGATTATGATCGTGCCCTTTATTACACCCATCGTTCCGAGTGGGATAACCTGCTGATTTTAATGGTAAGGACAAAAGACGATTTACTATCGAAGCGAATTGAGCATCTTCTGCATGCGTACCATTTTTCACATGATTATAATGTTATCGAAAGGAGTTTATATTCACTCCTCCGCTATATTGATCATGCAAATGGTGCCTTAAAAACAACACAAGAAATTACCGGGGATGGTTATTTATACACGTAG
- a CDS encoding DUF5365 family protein yields the protein MKILYASTDEQQQKIIELMEYMYTEIFPQFYSGEEIANFRDLNILCPSSCRFDYFSTLKGSYRVIASLQTIITILELRIFKKDAVDYEVLFNRNRAILEEYDITFPFCYSQFEMSVRSLHSAFSMFKKPANELLI from the coding sequence GTGAAAATTTTATATGCATCTACGGATGAGCAGCAACAAAAAATAATTGAACTAATGGAATATATGTATACAGAAATTTTTCCGCAGTTTTATTCTGGTGAAGAAATTGCTAATTTTAGGGATTTGAATATCCTTTGTCCCTCCTCATGCCGATTTGATTATTTCAGTACATTAAAGGGTTCCTACAGAGTGATAGCCAGTTTACAAACAATTATTACGATTTTAGAATTAAGAATTTTTAAAAAAGATGCAGTTGATTATGAAGTACTGTTTAATCGTAATCGAGCGATACTTGAGGAATATGACATTACGTTTCCGTTTTGTTATTCTCAATTTGAAATGTCGGTTCGATCGCTTCATTCCGCTTTTAGTATGTTTAAAAAACCCGCAAATGAATTGTTAATTTAA
- a CDS encoding RluA family pseudouridine synthase: MEITKNGTLFNVVIPKELNGFTIERILREYWPTPKKLLHQIRMEKSVMINGDYKSWTAPLSAGDKFSIAIFKDEDPGVTAWKRPIDVLFEDDHLLVVNKPEGMDTHPNNDEQTDTLANAVAYYYEKNNISCRVRHVHRLDRDTTGAVLFAKTAWSHAILDHMLTERKVKRTYWALVHGFLNPDSGLINKAIGRDRHHPTRRRVSPSGQHAITHYHVLDTIKKEKLSLVACTLDTGRTHQIRVHMSFLGHPLAGDTLYGGKPIYQRQALHARKLQFVHPFTKVNIECTAPFLDEPPIFEAFLK; the protein is encoded by the coding sequence ATGGAGATAACAAAAAACGGCACTTTATTCAATGTTGTTATACCAAAGGAATTAAATGGTTTTACCATTGAAAGAATCCTTAGAGAATATTGGCCGACGCCCAAAAAGCTGCTCCATCAAATTCGAATGGAGAAGTCCGTTATGATTAATGGCGATTACAAGAGCTGGACTGCCCCTTTATCTGCAGGAGACAAATTTTCTATAGCCATCTTTAAGGATGAAGATCCAGGTGTTACAGCCTGGAAAAGACCTATTGATGTATTGTTTGAGGACGACCACCTGCTGGTTGTCAATAAGCCGGAAGGAATGGATACCCACCCCAATAATGATGAACAAACAGATACTTTGGCTAATGCGGTTGCTTATTATTATGAAAAAAACAATATATCCTGCAGAGTGCGCCATGTCCATCGCCTCGACAGGGATACCACCGGGGCTGTCCTTTTTGCTAAGACTGCCTGGAGCCATGCTATCCTGGATCACATGCTGACTGAAAGAAAAGTAAAAAGAACATACTGGGCACTGGTACATGGCTTTTTAAATCCTGACTCTGGTCTAATTAATAAAGCCATTGGCCGCGATCGACACCATCCTACAAGGAGAAGGGTATCTCCATCTGGCCAGCACGCCATTACCCATTATCATGTGTTAGATACTATTAAAAAGGAAAAACTTTCACTAGTTGCATGTACCCTGGATACTGGAAGAACTCATCAAATTAGGGTTCATATGAGTTTTTTAGGGCATCCTCTGGCTGGCGATACATTATATGGAGGGAAACCTATCTATCAAAGGCAGGCTCTTCATGCACGAAAGCTTCAATTTGTGCATCCTTTTACTAAGGTAAACATAGAGTGTACTGCACCTTTTCTTGATGAACCTCCTATCTTTGAAGCCTTTCTTAAATAG
- a CDS encoding NAD-dependent succinate-semialdehyde dehydrogenase, producing the protein MKINGIKENTIFIDGVWREAAGGKTEAVLNPATLEHIMSFSYGDEKDARLAVQAAKDALPLWSAKTARERSGYLYRAYQLMMERQEDLAVILTTEQGKPLAESRGEIASAASYLLWYAEEANRIYGEMIPSSNKGKRLFTIPQPIGVVAAITPWNFPSSMIARKLGPALAAGCTVVLKPAEQTPLSAVGLVKIFEEAGLPKGVLNLVTGDPASIGKAWLEEQDVRLITFTGSTEVGKHLMRSSADNVKKLSLELGGHAPILVFEDADIDQAVSLSLMSKFRNAGQTCICANRIYVQESIYNHFVKKLVEKVKQLKMGNGLETGIEIGPLIDNHALEKVQSHVQDAINKGASITAGGNRPSLSKNLKGFYYTPTVLTGITDEMLVMKEETFGPVVPIQSFTSEEEAIEKANLTSYGLASYVFTENINRAWRVMEQLEYGIIGINDVFPAAAEAPFGGIKQSGQGKEGGREGMMEYVEMKYISMGLKEAEY; encoded by the coding sequence ATGAAGATAAACGGTATAAAAGAAAACACCATCTTTATAGATGGCGTTTGGAGAGAGGCCGCCGGAGGAAAAACAGAAGCCGTTTTAAACCCGGCAACACTTGAGCACATCATGTCTTTTTCATATGGCGATGAAAAGGATGCCAGGCTCGCAGTTCAGGCCGCAAAGGACGCGCTCCCTTTATGGTCGGCTAAAACAGCAAGGGAGCGATCCGGATATTTATATCGAGCCTATCAGCTCATGATGGAAAGGCAGGAGGACTTAGCCGTTATTTTAACAACGGAACAAGGGAAGCCCCTGGCTGAATCGAGAGGAGAAATAGCCTCTGCTGCAAGCTACTTGCTCTGGTATGCAGAAGAAGCAAACCGGATATACGGAGAAATGATCCCCTCCTCCAATAAGGGGAAAAGGTTGTTTACGATTCCTCAACCTATAGGAGTCGTTGCTGCCATTACTCCATGGAATTTTCCCAGCTCTATGATTGCGAGAAAACTGGGTCCAGCGTTAGCAGCCGGCTGTACGGTTGTTTTAAAACCGGCAGAACAAACGCCGTTATCAGCAGTTGGGCTTGTGAAAATTTTTGAGGAGGCTGGTCTTCCAAAAGGAGTCTTAAACCTGGTAACGGGTGATCCTGCTTCAATAGGAAAAGCATGGCTGGAAGAACAGGATGTGAGGCTGATAACGTTCACGGGATCCACAGAGGTGGGAAAACATCTAATGCGGAGCAGTGCCGATAATGTAAAAAAGCTTTCTCTGGAGCTGGGGGGCCACGCTCCCATTCTTGTTTTTGAAGATGCAGATATTGACCAGGCTGTAAGCTTGTCGCTCATGAGTAAATTTAGAAATGCTGGACAAACCTGCATCTGTGCAAACAGAATTTATGTCCAAGAATCCATTTACAATCATTTTGTAAAAAAGCTCGTTGAAAAAGTGAAGCAATTGAAGATGGGGAATGGACTGGAAACCGGAATCGAGATAGGGCCATTGATAGACAATCATGCTCTTGAAAAAGTACAAAGCCATGTCCAGGATGCAATAAATAAGGGAGCCTCCATCACCGCAGGAGGCAATCGTCCATCTCTTTCAAAAAATTTAAAAGGCTTCTATTATACGCCTACCGTTTTAACAGGAATTACGGACGAGATGCTGGTAATGAAAGAGGAAACATTTGGTCCTGTAGTGCCTATCCAGTCTTTTACAAGTGAAGAAGAAGCCATAGAAAAAGCTAATCTGACAAGCTACGGATTAGCATCATATGTATTTACAGAGAATATTAATCGGGCATGGCGGGTCATGGAGCAGCTGGAGTATGGAATTATTGGGATAAATGATGTATTCCCTGCAGCGGCTGAAGCGCCGTTTGGCGGAATAAAACAATCTGGACAGGGAAAAGAAGGCGGGCGAGAGGGAATGATGGAATATGTGGAAATGAAATATATTTCCATGGGGCTAAAGGAAGCAGAGTATTAA